The Brassica napus cultivar Da-Ae chromosome C1, Da-Ae, whole genome shotgun sequence DNA segment CTGCCACAGCTTttactaagagcatgattaacacTAGAACCccatttggaattttttttttttttttttgtctgatttaaaaaaaaaaaaattaaaaacaaatcaatcgcGGTCCGCCACGTGTCAATGGAGCCCGCAAACAGTACAACAACCCAAGCAAAATCGGCTCTTATCCGACGATTTCTGAAACTGGTTTTTAACAATTTGTGGGTCCCCCCTTAAGAAACTCCTAAACCCCCCTCCAAACATGTCAGATGatcttaaaaaaagaaaaaattaatattatataaatgtatttattttttatttttctttatagaaTAGAACCAATTAATATATGACACATATATATGTCAGAACTAGAAACTTTTCTTAAATTGCTTATTATGCGATTTAATgacattattttcaaaataaaaaatttgaagaaCTAAGAAACATAGtcaacaaaaatcataaaacacaATGGTGATACCATTACAACTTATACAATCGACAATGTTTCGTAGAAAAAACCCTCAAAATAGGAAACTACAAAGACTAATCTTGACGTGAACTAGTTAGCAGAGTACAAAATATGACGCCTATcttgtttttagttttgtttcgACATAATTTTGCCATGAACTACGTTTGTTTGTATGAGGTTAACTGTGAAGACATGTCCGATCACCAGTCCACAAGACACATTAGGTCGATACCTGTTGTGGCTGCTATATCCAGTTCATTATTGTGGCTTCTAGTTAAGACAAAGATCCGTCTGGTTGTTGCTTATGTACGGCTGTAACTACCGTCACCTGGATTAAATTCACGCTGGCAAAGACTATTTACAATGTTTGGGTTCTAGGCAAAAGCTGAAACCACCTTTTTTCgaacaaaaataaacattaacATGTTTTCTGTGTATGTGTATCAgtgcatatatttatatatgattattcGAAAACTTAGTATATGATTATATTTACTATGATATATtattctttatttaatttttatttttgatttgtaGAGTACTTCTTGGTGCAAATATGTTATATTGTCTTTTTTACACAAGTTTTGAAAATAGGAAACCGATATACATAGAAGGAAAAATTAGGTCTTTCTCGGTTGTAGCTTGCTTTCTCGCTCCACCTCCCTTCTTATACTATTAAGAGATTTTTGATTTGTAGAGTTAATTAATCACAAGTAGCTATGCATTGGAGAAGCCTTCCGGGGGATTTGGTAGAGGATATACTCTCTAGGGTTTCTGCTATACCTTTGGTACGACTCCGAGAAACATCGAAACAATGGAACGCTAAATTGAAAAGTGGGAGCTTCGCTAAGATGCACGCTGCTCATGCACCAAAGGAGGAGTCTCTGATGATCACGTTGATTGATCATAGGGTTTGCTTAGTAAAGATCAACCTCCATGATCCATCTGTTAAGGTTGCACCTCATGCATTATACCTGAAAGATCCTCTTTCTGATTCTTCCAAAGAAGTCGACATACGTAACGTTTTTCACTGCGATGGCTTATTGTTATGCACCACAAAGGACAAGAGACTCGTGGTTTGGAATCCATGTTCAGGGGAAACCAAGTGGGTTAAACCTAGAGACAGCTACAAGAAAACCGACTACTGTGCTCTCGGTTACGACAACAAATCCTCCAGCAAGCAATACAAAATCTTGAGGTTGGATCGTCAAGATAGACCAAATAAGAACGTGTACGAGATTTATGACTTCAACTCTAATTCGTGGCGTGTTCTTGGTGTGGCTACTGATTGGTTTTTAGCAAAATATCGTCGTGGCATATCTGTGAAGGGAAATACTTATTGGGTTGCTACTCAAGCAGCAGAGAAGCCATACCATGATTTCATACTAAGCTTTGATTTTTCAACCGAGATGTTCCAAAATCTGTCTCTTCCTCATCCTTTTCCGTATGGTATATCGTCTTTATCAGTGGTGAGAGAAGAGCAACTTTGTCTCTTAGGTGCTAAACGTCACATGCTTTATATGGATGATGGTGCAAGTTTTTCAGATTTACAAGTATGGGTGATAACTAGTACTGGATCATGGAACAAGTTCCTAGCATTGTATAATACAACTAGTGATACGTTTTCTAAGGGGATGAGTTTTTTGGCAGACGAGCAGAACCAAGTTGTAGTGTTTTTAAACACCAAAAACATTTTACACGTTATGCGACAAAATAAACACTCACTAGAGAAACATCTTGGTGGAAAATCCTCTGTTCTTCTGAATTATGTACCAAGTTTGGCTCAAATTCAAGAAGCTACACTTCCTGGAGGACGCAAAAGGAAAGCACCAAGCACGTGAAGGGTATTTGTGACACGAATCTATCcaattgtcttttttttccttgtgtgtgtgtttttctaAATGAATTTAAGGTTTAAGATTAAGAGCAATATTGCAACTAACATTATATAAAAGCTTTTGCGTAGACTTTGTAATTAGTAAGTTTCTTTTAAGAGATAGAGGTACAATGCCACGAGTTAAAGAAAGAAAACGATGATTTCAAGACCGTTAACCAAGTTATAGTGAACAAAAACATCAATAACGAAGAGAGACCGGGCAAAACCTGCAGATGATGTAAACCGGATTGATCCAATcaaatataaatctatttacttatataaaagttGGCAGGAGATGAAGATTCGCCTGACTAAAAACACGTCCATTTTTAGGGGTAATATTGGATAGACATATATTTATAGATAAGAGTGATCCAGTGTTAAAGAAAATCATTCGTACATATTTATGGTTATCTTGAGTTATACGATCTTTTCCAAAGTTCTCTTGTAATGCATATGTAAACTCTTGTATACGTTTAATGAAAATCATCAATTCATAAGTTTTACAAGAGTCTTGTTGTTGGCTTCTCTAATACGAGCCTATTTACCATTTGTCAAGCAGAATTCTTATGGTAACTTGTATAGCACGCTGCAATAGTAAGTCTTAACATTTTGGCCGATTTTATTTTTCCACAAGAGTTTTGGCTTTACAAAAGTCACTCATGACAAATTGTTCTACAAAATTTCCCTAAGCCTTATGTTTCACTCAGGATCTTCAAACAGAGACTCTGCAActgttttgttttctgtttcTCCTCTAGTTGTCTCCTCTATTTCTTTCCATAAACAGAGACTCTGCATCTTCTTCTAATTCCCAAACAATacttaatcaaatttataaatgaaaatatacgCACATAATCAATTTAAGTATTAATTACTTGACTCATGAATACACAGATGGAAGTATAGTTCATCCAAGTATCATATCTTAGAGGAGAAAATTGATGGATACTTTTAACTGATAGTAGTAATTTCCTGTCTCTCATTTGAACCAGAAGGGTTTCATTTTgaccaattatatttttaaagagaaatataaCCTCCGTTCCAAGAAACATAGTCAACATAAACCATATAACAAAATGGTGATACCATGACAACTTATAAAACCGGCAATGTTTCTTAGaaaaaaccaacaaaaataaaatatgaaactaCAAAGACTAATACTTGACGTGAACAAGATAAACGTGCACCCATGATGTGTTTAGGTTTGTTTCGACATAATTTGCCATGAACTACATTTGTTTATGCGAAGACACGTCCAATCACTATCCATTTCATTATTGTGGGTCTTCTCCTGCTTCTAGTGACGACAAAGATACCattacaaaaacaaagaatGCATTGTGTTATATGGTTTATGCTGACTGTCTATGTTTCTTAGTTATCAGTCTAACAAAATCTTGAAAATCATGTTTTACattaaataacatttataaCCATCAGTCCATGTATCTCCGAATGAGTATGTATATATGTTTGTGATTTAGTATTATAGATGCATTGTTGGTTTTTGTAAGATACAGAGGAGATAAACACGGGAGAAAcagagaagaaaacagagtcTCTGTTTTAAAAACCCTGAATCAAACAGGAGGTttaggaaaaaagaaaaaggctA contains these protein-coding regions:
- the LOC111212529 gene encoding putative F-box protein At3g23260; the protein is MHWRSLPGDLVEDILSRVSAIPLVRLRETSKQWNAKLKSGSFAKMHAAHAPKEESLMITLIDHRVCLVKINLHDPSVKVAPHALYLKDPLSDSSKEVDIRNVFHCDGLLLCTTKDKRLVVWNPCSGETKWVKPRDSYKKTDYCALGYDNKSSSKQYKILRLDRQDRPNKNVYEIYDFNSNSWRVLGVATDWFLAKYRRGISVKGNTYWVATQAAEKPYHDFILSFDFSTEMFQNLSLPHPFPYGISSLSVVREEQLCLLGAKRHMLYMDDGASFSDLQVWVITSTGSWNKFLALYNTTSDTFSKGMSFLADEQNQVVVFLNTKNILHVMRQNKHSLEKHLGGKSSVLLNYVPSLAQIQEATLPGGRKRKAPST